In Aureibacter tunicatorum, a genomic segment contains:
- a CDS encoding Fic family protein produces the protein MSLELSPMSVNVQEDLLSQSELQSFLEMTDREYLYWTEMKYKKGYEINNLSKEEVWSIISDFRYKSGVKIRFGDYLFLSRLTSFQSEKLQQIESSLEKAATKGIVKLVDEAISSSQLEGANITTKVAKKMLNDCNSPVEESQQMIFNNVAAMKYIVEHAKDDLTIDMISDIQSIIVLDTSSDYKTRGFRKGEVYVSDTIKGEVVHYPPRFEKIERLTLELCDFANTKTHDFHPIVKASIIHYMIAYIHPYSDGNGRTARALFYWFLIKSGYDSILKVSISEVILKRKSKYYKSFQKTEYGNHDLNYFINEAIDTLCIASEYVKEG, from the coding sequence ATGAGTTTGGAGCTATCCCCAATGTCAGTTAATGTTCAAGAAGATTTGCTAAGCCAGAGTGAACTTCAATCATTTTTAGAAATGACGGATAGAGAATATCTTTATTGGACGGAAATGAAATATAAAAAAGGCTATGAAATCAATAATTTGAGCAAAGAAGAAGTGTGGTCTATAATTAGTGATTTTCGATATAAGTCTGGAGTAAAAATAAGGTTTGGCGATTATCTGTTTTTATCTAGACTTACGTCTTTTCAAAGTGAAAAACTTCAACAAATTGAGTCAAGCTTGGAAAAGGCGGCAACCAAGGGTATAGTTAAATTGGTGGATGAAGCGATTTCTTCTTCTCAACTTGAAGGGGCTAATATAACAACCAAGGTCGCTAAAAAAATGCTGAATGATTGCAACTCTCCAGTTGAAGAATCTCAGCAGATGATTTTCAATAATGTAGCTGCAATGAAATATATTGTTGAACATGCAAAAGATGACTTAACAATTGATATGATCTCTGATATTCAATCAATTATAGTGCTTGATACATCATCTGATTACAAGACCAGAGGATTCAGAAAAGGTGAAGTTTATGTTTCGGATACGATTAAAGGAGAAGTAGTTCATTATCCTCCAAGGTTTGAAAAAATTGAAAGGCTAACATTGGAATTATGCGATTTTGCAAATACTAAGACGCATGATTTTCATCCGATAGTTAAGGCTTCTATAATTCACTACATGATAGCCTATATTCATCCATATTCTGACGGGAATGGAAGAACCGCCAGAGCATTGTTCTATTGGTTTTTGATCAAGTCCGGTTATGACTCAATACTTAAGGTTTCTATTTCAGAAGTGATTTTGAAAAGAAAAAGCAAGTATTATAAATCTTTTCAAAAGACAGAATACGGTAATCATGATCTGAACTATTTTATCAATGAAGCTATTGATACTCTTTGCATCGCTTCAGAATATGTAAAAGAGGGATAA
- a CDS encoding Fic family protein yields MEELYKYNHPDFPNFTYNKKAILKEILIAVRTLEVLKEKYRTISLEQKNKIINDMLAREIIATAKIEGQYLNETDIQDSIRNNIVSTDNIQDNEEVNAKVLLDAVTGATCMTRERLFKWHRLYFPNGNSEDPTMPIGAYSDVRMEIRTSSGKVIYLAPPVDTINTHMNKFLAWLNDETGTHPFVKAGIAHLWFELIHPFADGNGRIGRSIIDYILKNELASSVKTVAISNYIVNFKNKYYSALGQNSKGHMDVTEYLIWFIQTIDSALKLSITYLDGNIQKDEFWRQNAQMQFNKRQLKVLKKLLHPDFTAVITKNRWSRMTSCSFEIASQDIDDLLRKGVLRSSKNSQKKFILHENI; encoded by the coding sequence ATGGAAGAGTTATATAAATATAATCATCCCGACTTCCCAAATTTCACTTACAATAAAAAAGCCATATTGAAGGAAATCCTTATTGCGGTGAGAACTTTAGAAGTCTTGAAGGAAAAGTATCGAACGATAAGCTTAGAACAAAAAAATAAGATTATTAATGATATGCTAGCCAGAGAGATTATAGCCACAGCTAAAATTGAAGGGCAATATCTTAATGAAACAGATATTCAAGATTCTATTCGCAATAATATAGTATCTACTGATAATATACAGGATAATGAAGAAGTCAATGCGAAGGTTCTATTAGATGCTGTCACTGGTGCCACTTGTATGACTCGTGAGAGACTTTTTAAGTGGCATAGACTGTATTTCCCCAATGGTAACTCTGAAGACCCTACAATGCCTATAGGAGCTTATAGTGATGTTAGAATGGAAATTAGAACAAGCTCAGGCAAGGTAATCTATTTAGCCCCTCCAGTTGATACAATTAATACGCATATGAATAAGTTCTTGGCTTGGCTGAATGATGAAACAGGCACTCACCCATTCGTTAAAGCAGGAATAGCGCATTTATGGTTTGAATTAATCCATCCTTTTGCGGATGGCAATGGCCGAATTGGCAGGAGCATAATTGATTATATATTAAAAAATGAACTTGCCTCATCAGTGAAAACTGTTGCGATTTCTAATTATATAGTCAACTTTAAGAATAAATATTATTCCGCATTAGGCCAAAATTCCAAAGGTCATATGGATGTGACCGAATATCTAATCTGGTTTATCCAGACTATTGATTCAGCTCTAAAATTATCGATTACATATCTTGATGGAAACATTCAAAAAGATGAATTTTGGAGGCAAAATGCCCAAATGCAATTTAACAAAAGACAGTTGAAAGTACTAAAAAAATTGCTTCATCCAGATTTTACAGCTGTGATAACGAAAAATAGATGGAGTAGAATGACTTCATGTTCTTTTGAAATAGCTAGCCAAGACATTGATGATCTTTTGAGGAAAGGTGTTTTAAGATCTTCTAAAAATAGTCAAAAGAAGTTTATTTTACATGAAAATATTTAA
- a CDS encoding replication initiation protein produces MDYKIVKSNKLVNAKEGFSLIQQRAILLAFSLIKPGDKQLREMSIDIHDILGLDHNAPIGGSQLRSVKEQIKPLTNTSISLKDELDEWESINFIAVAKKQRGQNKVTIKFSAEISPYLLDLKANYTQYLLSNVYKFKSKYSIRLYELCKQYEKIGKRELDLLFLKELLNIENIKTYNVYSQMKRTVITPAVHEINEFSDLDVSFIEQREGKKVVSIKFQISSKRKPISLDSISILNSQDLIGEEANTIDQHADALIASRTDIKNPEAYKAKLINSENFKKDFERQQEEKESKIRQQALKQKEKEEEKLAKEKSELYNKYYLEVRKKYIQEFPDSFKAKYVEWVNENGNAEEKKSLQELIEKRDKAPQRCWNMYGTFLIKHFGTEEDQKWLDIEIWWSENQPSTPQQQSIF; encoded by the coding sequence ATGGATTACAAGATTGTAAAATCTAATAAGCTTGTTAATGCTAAAGAAGGCTTTTCGTTGATACAGCAAAGAGCTATTCTTTTAGCTTTTTCTTTAATTAAGCCAGGGGATAAGCAATTAAGGGAAATGAGCATTGATATCCATGATATACTTGGCCTTGACCATAATGCTCCTATAGGAGGTTCTCAGCTTCGTTCTGTTAAGGAGCAGATTAAGCCTTTAACAAATACTTCAATTAGTCTTAAAGATGAGTTGGATGAATGGGAGTCTATTAACTTTATTGCAGTTGCAAAAAAACAACGTGGTCAAAATAAGGTCACTATTAAATTTTCAGCAGAAATATCACCCTATCTTTTGGATCTTAAGGCTAATTATACACAGTATCTGCTTTCAAATGTTTATAAATTTAAATCCAAGTATTCGATTAGGCTTTATGAATTGTGTAAACAATATGAAAAAATCGGCAAGAGAGAGTTGGATTTACTTTTTCTGAAAGAACTTTTGAATATTGAGAATATAAAAACTTATAATGTTTATTCTCAGATGAAACGAACTGTGATAACGCCGGCAGTTCATGAAATAAATGAATTTTCTGATTTAGATGTTTCATTTATAGAACAACGAGAAGGAAAAAAAGTCGTAAGTATTAAATTCCAAATTTCATCTAAGCGTAAACCTATATCTTTAGACAGTATTTCCATTTTAAATTCTCAAGATTTAATTGGTGAAGAGGCTAATACAATCGATCAACACGCCGACGCCCTCATAGCGTCTCGTACAGACATCAAGAACCCAGAAGCCTACAAAGCCAAGCTAATCAATTCGGAGAACTTCAAGAAAGATTTCGAACGACAGCAAGAAGAGAAAGAATCCAAGATTAGGCAACAAGCGCTCAAGCAAAAAGAAAAAGAAGAGGAAAAGCTAGCCAAAGAAAAATCTGAGCTTTATAACAAGTACTACTTGGAAGTCAGAAAGAAGTATATCCAAGAATTTCCGGATTCCTTCAAAGCCAAATATGTGGAATGGGTCAATGAAAACGGCAATGCAGAAGAGAAAAAATCCCTGCAGGAGCTCATCGAAAAAAGAGACAAAGCGCCCCAAAGATGCTGGAATATGTACGGCACATTTCTGATCAAACATTTCGGTACCGAAGAAGATCAAAAGTGGCTTGACATAGAGATTTGGTGGTCTGAGAACCAACCATCGACACCACAGCAGCAATCCATATTTTAA